Proteins encoded within one genomic window of Alteribacter populi:
- a CDS encoding TRAP transporter substrate-binding protein has protein sequence MKSSILTCCALILAGVLAGCGNNVETSGDEEVEGNDPSHTLDLATVVTAPHPWIDMAEFFAEEVEKRTDGDVKVRIHHTGTLGDDEGTIDEMRLGTVDFVIGGTQNAAPFLREYQVFSLSYLFEDMDHFKDMIAHDSELTEAFKHLHEERDLGFQLLAFAGGGTRNVANNIGPIEEPEDMEGLQMRLPDSPLESKIWSELGAVPTSLPWNEIYSAVQTGVVDGFESTLSGYKGSNLNEVTDYLSVTEHQFMVSHFSMSSITYEQLSEEYIEIIEEVAIESGYLGTEKGIEYDKEILEELEGVGVKLNEVDKDAFINILQPLHEELAQDIDSVEFLEIIQGLTQ, from the coding sequence ATGAAATCTTCAATTCTTACTTGTTGTGCTTTAATACTGGCGGGTGTTCTTGCCGGGTGTGGAAACAATGTGGAGACTTCGGGTGATGAAGAAGTAGAAGGAAATGACCCATCTCATACTTTGGATTTGGCTACTGTGGTTACCGCTCCTCATCCTTGGATTGACATGGCTGAATTTTTTGCGGAAGAAGTAGAGAAAAGAACGGATGGTGATGTCAAAGTAAGAATTCATCATACTGGTACCTTAGGAGATGATGAGGGGACAATCGATGAAATGAGATTAGGCACAGTTGATTTTGTTATTGGTGGAACTCAGAATGCAGCACCATTTTTGAGGGAATATCAAGTATTTAGTTTAAGCTATCTTTTTGAAGACATGGATCACTTTAAAGATATGATTGCCCATGATAGTGAATTAACAGAAGCGTTTAAACACCTTCATGAAGAACGTGATCTTGGTTTTCAACTGTTAGCTTTTGCAGGTGGTGGAACTAGAAACGTGGCTAATAACATTGGTCCAATTGAAGAACCTGAAGATATGGAAGGGTTGCAGATGAGACTACCTGATTCTCCGCTTGAAAGTAAAATCTGGTCTGAATTAGGGGCAGTCCCAACCAGTTTACCTTGGAATGAAATTTACTCAGCTGTTCAAACTGGGGTTGTTGATGGCTTTGAAAGTACATTGAGTGGTTATAAAGGAAGCAACTTAAATGAGGTTACTGATTACTTAAGTGTTACTGAACATCAGTTTATGGTATCGCATTTTTCGATGAGCTCAATAACTTACGAACAACTTTCAGAAGAATATATTGAGATTATTGAAGAAGTAGCGATTGAAAGTGGGTACCTTGGTACAGAAAAAGGTATCGAATATGATAAAGAAATTTTGGAAGAACTGGAGGGTGTCGGAGTTAAGTTGAATGAAGTGGACAAAGATGCTTTCATTAATATTTTACAGCCACTTCATGAAGAATTAGCTCAAGACATTGATTCTGTTGAATTCCTAGAAATTATTCAAGGTTTAACCCAATAA
- a CDS encoding alpha-N-arabinofuranosidase, which translates to MSKPIVINTDIEKGKINKNIYGHFSEHLGRCIYEGFWVGEDSEIPNTNGIRNDVVNALKQISIPVLRWPGGCFADEYHWKDGIGPRENRKKMVNTHWGGVVENNHFGTHEFMMLCDMLGCEPYICGNVGSGTVLEMQEWVEYMTQDGESPMSNWRKENGREEPWSLTYFGVGNENWGCGGNMRPEYYSDLYRRYQTYVRNYGDNRIYKIAGGANIDDYTWTEVLMRESARFMDGLSLHYYTIPGHFWKGKGSATDSSENEWYITMKKALHMDELITKHSTIMDKYDPEKRVGIIVDEWGTWFDVEPGTNPGFLYQQNTIRDAVVAGLHFHIFHNHCERVQMANIAQTVNVLQAMILTNGQDMILTPTYHVFDMFKVHHDAQQLSISADVPTMRSGEEELPKVSVSASKMENGQINISLCNLDTKNDAPVSVDLQGMKNQVNNVLGRVLTADENNAHNTFTQPENVVPKNLEGIDLSDTKLTVTLPPKSVSVITLN; encoded by the coding sequence ATGTCAAAACCAATCGTTATTAATACAGATATTGAAAAAGGAAAAATAAATAAAAATATATACGGCCATTTTTCTGAGCACCTCGGAAGATGTATTTATGAAGGTTTCTGGGTCGGAGAAGACTCTGAAATCCCAAATACAAACGGCATTCGAAATGATGTAGTGAACGCTCTAAAACAAATAAGCATTCCGGTTCTGAGGTGGCCTGGTGGTTGCTTTGCTGATGAATACCACTGGAAAGACGGTATTGGTCCCCGGGAAAATAGAAAGAAAATGGTCAACACACATTGGGGTGGCGTCGTTGAAAACAATCACTTTGGAACCCATGAATTTATGATGCTCTGCGACATGCTTGGTTGTGAACCCTATATTTGCGGAAATGTCGGCAGTGGTACCGTTTTAGAAATGCAAGAATGGGTTGAATACATGACGCAAGATGGAGAATCACCGATGTCTAATTGGCGCAAAGAAAACGGCAGAGAAGAGCCATGGTCGTTAACGTATTTCGGTGTTGGGAATGAAAACTGGGGATGTGGAGGAAACATGAGACCTGAGTATTATTCCGATTTATATCGACGCTATCAGACCTATGTTAGAAACTATGGGGATAATCGTATTTATAAAATTGCCGGTGGTGCTAATATTGATGATTACACGTGGACAGAGGTTTTAATGCGTGAGAGTGCGAGATTTATGGATGGTTTAAGCCTTCATTATTATACGATCCCCGGACATTTTTGGAAAGGAAAAGGCTCTGCCACTGATTCGAGTGAGAACGAATGGTATATTACGATGAAAAAAGCGCTACATATGGATGAACTAATTACAAAGCATTCGACGATTATGGACAAGTACGATCCTGAAAAACGGGTCGGTATCATCGTGGACGAATGGGGAACGTGGTTCGACGTAGAACCGGGGACCAACCCGGGATTCCTATACCAGCAAAATACAATTCGCGATGCAGTCGTTGCCGGACTACATTTCCACATTTTCCATAACCACTGTGAACGTGTTCAAATGGCCAACATAGCCCAGACTGTCAATGTTCTACAGGCAATGATTTTAACGAATGGCCAAGACATGATTTTGACACCAACATATCATGTTTTTGATATGTTTAAAGTTCATCACGATGCACAACAATTGTCCATTTCTGCTGATGTGCCAACCATGAGAAGTGGCGAGGAAGAACTGCCAAAAGTGAGTGTGTCTGCTTCAAAAATGGAAAACGGCCAGATCAATATCAGCTTATGTAACCTCGACACGAAGAATGATGCCCCTGTCTCAGTGGACTTACAAGGGATGAAAAATCAAGTGAACAACGTCTTAGGTAGAGTGTTAACAGCTGATGAAAACAATGCTCATAATACATTTACCCAACCGGAAAATGTTGTTCCAAAAAACCTGGAAGGCATCGACCTTTCTGATACGAAACTCACTGTGACGTTACCACCCAAATCGGTATCGGTCATTACGCTAAATTAA
- a CDS encoding ABC transporter substrate-binding protein yields MKKWLGSLVALSALLGACGGGDTSGDLEESITIGDNVEDSTELTFWTFAEVHVRIFENAVERWNEENADRPITLTAEVYPYDQMHNNLLMSIQSGSGAPDIVDIELNRFPDYLQGEPQLEPMNEYVEPVIDEFVESRLEIYSKDGDYYGLPTHVGATVMYYNEDIMDEANVDINAIVTWDDYVEAGEQVVNNTDALMTTFETDDIFVLWSMISQQGSDFIDEKGDIIIDNDINVETLDFMAELVHDKEIADIAPGGLHHAEEYYGFMNEHGAASVMMPMWYMSRFLDYMPDLEGQIQIRPLPVWEEGGDRSAGMGGTGTVVTNQSEEVELAKEFLAYTKLSEEGNIDLWKELGFDPPMWDVWESEAMSEDNEYFQFFHDDIFEILVEIRDEVNPVNITADTPSVSDELTTNIFNNVLRQNSQTAREALEQAKVEIENRSSD; encoded by the coding sequence ATGAAGAAATGGTTAGGTTCATTAGTGGCACTGTCTGCTTTGCTGGGTGCTTGTGGCGGCGGGGATACGAGTGGAGATTTAGAAGAATCCATTACCATCGGCGATAACGTAGAAGATTCAACGGAATTAACTTTCTGGACGTTCGCTGAAGTACACGTACGTATTTTCGAAAATGCTGTTGAACGATGGAATGAAGAAAACGCTGATCGGCCGATTACTTTAACTGCTGAAGTCTATCCGTATGATCAAATGCACAATAATTTACTCATGTCGATACAATCTGGCAGCGGTGCACCAGATATCGTGGATATCGAGCTTAACCGTTTTCCTGACTACTTACAAGGAGAACCTCAACTGGAGCCTATGAATGAGTATGTGGAGCCAGTTATCGACGAGTTTGTTGAATCTCGACTCGAAATTTACAGTAAAGATGGAGATTATTATGGATTGCCGACCCATGTTGGTGCAACCGTCATGTATTATAACGAAGACATCATGGACGAAGCGAATGTCGATATCAATGCTATCGTCACATGGGATGATTACGTTGAAGCTGGCGAACAAGTCGTTAATAATACCGATGCTTTAATGACTACATTCGAAACCGACGATATCTTTGTCTTATGGTCGATGATCAGCCAGCAAGGATCTGATTTTATCGATGAAAAAGGAGACATCATTATTGACAATGACATTAATGTTGAGACACTCGATTTCATGGCAGAGTTAGTTCACGACAAGGAGATTGCCGACATTGCTCCTGGTGGTTTACATCATGCGGAAGAGTATTACGGCTTTATGAATGAACATGGCGCAGCCTCAGTGATGATGCCAATGTGGTATATGAGCCGCTTCCTTGATTACATGCCTGACTTAGAAGGACAAATTCAAATTCGTCCTCTTCCAGTATGGGAAGAAGGTGGCGATCGTTCTGCCGGTATGGGGGGGACAGGTACTGTCGTGACGAACCAATCTGAAGAGGTAGAACTGGCCAAGGAATTCTTAGCTTACACGAAATTGTCCGAAGAAGGAAACATCGACCTTTGGAAAGAACTTGGCTTTGACCCACCAATGTGGGATGTTTGGGAGTCAGAAGCTATGTCTGAAGATAACGAGTATTTCCAATTCTTCCATGACGACATCTTTGAGATCCTCGTAGAAATCCGGGATGAAGTCAACCCTGTCAACATAACCGCAGACACTCCTAGTGTGTCTGATGAACTTACAACTAATATTTTCAACAACGTACTCAGACAAAATTCACAAACAGCACGAGAAGCTTTAGAACAAGCGAAAGTAGAAATTGAAAACAGATCAAGTGACTAA
- a CDS encoding C45 family autoproteolytic acyltransferase/hydolase codes for MNDKISKENTILNLSGSSYDIGLKHGEKAKKQVHNSLQTYERMFKEFAGTSWNQAREKALLHVKEIEKYNPNYIDEMDGLANGAGVTFEDILTLNARSEIVLINTTDGCTSFALINPRKMDTWLAQNWDWKGNQVDSLIHLHIKQNDLPSIQMITEAGIIGKIGCNDKGVGVCLNALVTDTWQPKVPIHLGLRAVLESNSMEEAISRVKGNQMASSAHFLIASKSEEILSIEVSPVHTAKRKTNNGLLTHTNHICDEEMKRKVEEEALPDSFERFAKVTNLLEKLNDKEVKKENLFRVLCNHDSYPNSICRHNSSVQIGREKMETVFSIVMNLSDNELTWIRGKPCEHY; via the coding sequence ATGAATGATAAAATCTCTAAAGAGAATACCATTCTCAATCTGTCTGGTTCTTCCTATGATATTGGATTAAAGCACGGAGAAAAAGCAAAAAAACAAGTGCATAACAGTTTACAAACGTATGAAAGAATGTTCAAAGAGTTTGCCGGAACCTCTTGGAATCAGGCAAGGGAAAAGGCTTTGTTACATGTTAAAGAAATAGAAAAATATAATCCGAATTATATAGACGAAATGGATGGACTAGCAAATGGGGCAGGTGTGACTTTTGAAGACATTTTAACACTTAATGCAAGAAGTGAAATTGTGTTAATCAATACAACAGACGGTTGCACTTCTTTTGCTTTGATAAATCCCCGAAAAATGGATACATGGCTAGCTCAAAATTGGGATTGGAAAGGGAATCAGGTAGATTCTTTAATTCATCTTCATATCAAACAAAATGATTTACCATCTATACAAATGATTACTGAAGCAGGCATTATAGGAAAGATAGGATGCAATGATAAAGGTGTTGGAGTTTGTCTTAATGCATTAGTAACAGACACATGGCAACCAAAAGTACCGATTCATTTAGGCTTGAGAGCGGTATTAGAATCGAATTCAATGGAAGAGGCCATTTCTAGAGTTAAAGGAAATCAAATGGCATCATCCGCTCATTTTTTAATCGCATCCAAATCAGAAGAAATTTTAAGCATTGAAGTTTCACCTGTCCATACAGCAAAAAGAAAAACTAATAATGGTTTATTGACACACACGAACCATATTTGTGATGAGGAAATGAAAAGGAAAGTTGAGGAGGAGGCCCTTCCGGATTCATTTGAACGTTTCGCTAAAGTGACTAATCTACTGGAAAAACTAAATGACAAAGAAGTTAAGAAAGAAAATTTATTTCGTGTACTTTGTAATCATGATAGTTACCCAAACTCTATTTGTCGTCATAATTCTTCAGTTCAAATAGGGCGTGAAAAGATGGAGACGGTGTTCAGTATTGTAATGAATTTGTCGGATAATGAACTAACATGGATACGCGGTAAACCTTGTGAGCATTATTAG
- a CDS encoding amidohydrolase: MEKQYLFIDGEIVTVNNHNEVAEAVAVKGNKIISVGSNQKILNLRGENSEVIQLNGQTLMPGFIDSHIHITIFGTNELSISCKSEHIQSIDDLQKELKDRANETPKGEWIRAWGYNEQKMEEKRFPTKEELDVISTEHPIIIVRTCGHISAVNSYALYLANIDKHTPELEGGIYDKDEKGELTGLMIENAHMKMFNVASFTENEMEQAHGIASKQFAAKGITSIHDATGYGLNNLHALQSATQNGIIKQRVYAMIGALSEAQSVVNHMVTSGIYTGLGDHKFKIGPVKLFLDGSSSGPTIWTREPYTSDSNNFGVHYFNQEEVEELFIPAHEKGWQITAHAQGDAAVDMLLKCIEKANKLHPRSDTRHRIEHAGVATPDLIKRMKEQNVVPIPNPAFLFEYGDGYVRNYGYRAAHMYPLGDYLKEGVLGAIASDCPVTDFSPLRGIHASLTRQSHTGQSIGENQQVSLLEAIRMYTINGAYASFEEEVKGSVEEGKLADLILFDRSLIKSNTDELLEAEIEWTMIDGEIVYNKNKVGV; encoded by the coding sequence ATGGAGAAGCAATACTTATTTATTGATGGCGAAATTGTAACTGTAAATAATCATAATGAAGTTGCGGAAGCGGTTGCGGTAAAAGGTAATAAGATTATTTCAGTTGGATCAAACCAAAAAATATTAAACTTAAGAGGTGAAAATAGTGAAGTTATACAATTAAATGGCCAAACATTGATGCCAGGTTTCATTGATTCTCATATTCATATTACGATATTTGGAACAAATGAACTCTCCATTTCGTGTAAAAGTGAACATATTCAATCCATTGATGATTTGCAGAAGGAGTTAAAAGATAGGGCTAATGAAACACCAAAGGGTGAATGGATCCGGGCATGGGGTTATAATGAACAAAAGATGGAAGAGAAACGTTTTCCTACTAAAGAAGAATTGGATGTTATTTCCACAGAACACCCCATAATAATAGTTCGAACTTGCGGACATATATCAGCTGTCAACAGTTACGCGCTTTATTTAGCAAATATTGATAAACATACACCTGAGCTAGAAGGTGGAATATATGATAAGGATGAAAAAGGAGAGCTCACAGGATTAATGATTGAGAATGCACACATGAAAATGTTTAATGTGGCCTCTTTTACAGAAAATGAAATGGAACAAGCACATGGAATTGCTTCTAAACAATTTGCTGCAAAAGGTATTACTTCTATTCATGATGCAACAGGCTATGGTTTAAATAACTTACATGCATTACAATCCGCGACTCAAAATGGCATTATTAAACAACGTGTATATGCCATGATAGGTGCATTAAGTGAAGCGCAAAGTGTTGTGAATCATATGGTTACCTCAGGTATCTATACTGGATTAGGAGACCATAAATTTAAAATAGGTCCAGTGAAATTATTCCTAGATGGGAGCAGTAGTGGGCCAACTATTTGGACCCGCGAACCATACACGAGTGATTCGAATAATTTTGGTGTACATTATTTCAATCAAGAAGAGGTAGAAGAATTATTTATTCCTGCTCATGAAAAAGGCTGGCAAATAACAGCACATGCACAAGGTGATGCTGCTGTTGATATGCTATTAAAATGCATAGAAAAAGCAAATAAGCTTCATCCTCGTTCAGATACTAGACATCGGATTGAACATGCTGGTGTAGCAACTCCTGACTTAATTAAGAGAATGAAGGAACAAAATGTAGTGCCGATACCTAATCCTGCTTTTCTATTTGAGTACGGTGATGGATATGTTAGGAACTATGGGTATCGTGCAGCGCATATGTATCCTTTAGGGGACTATCTAAAAGAGGGAGTCCTGGGAGCAATAGCATCTGATTGTCCGGTTACTGATTTTTCACCGTTACGTGGAATTCACGCATCTTTAACGCGTCAATCTCATACAGGTCAATCTATTGGTGAAAACCAACAAGTCAGTCTACTTGAAGCTATACGAATGTATACAATTAATGGAGCATATGCATCATTTGAAGAAGAGGTAAAAGGCAGTGTTGAAGAAGGGAAGTTAGCAGACCTCATACTATTCGACCGTTCCTTAATAAAGTCCAATACGGATGAGTTATTGGAAGCTGAGATAGAGTGGACAATGATTGATGGAGAAATTGTTTATAACAAGAATAAGGTGGGAGTTTAG
- a CDS encoding TRAP transporter small permease: protein MRVLKTINDWVERGLITISVLLFITYISLILLQVVSRNYLNLPVLWAQEVALFCFLWTIFLGAAIGLRKRKHYLVEVFPKKMKKTNGFLSLFAHISITLLIYVLIVGGYDFAQMGLTRLSNALEIPQAYLFASIPAAGVVMLLFIFELILQDIRALISKGGE, encoded by the coding sequence ATGAGAGTGTTAAAGACTATAAATGATTGGGTTGAAAGGGGACTGATTACCATATCAGTCCTGTTATTTATCACTTACATTAGTTTAATATTATTGCAAGTAGTCTCTCGAAACTATTTAAATTTACCTGTGCTTTGGGCACAGGAAGTAGCCCTCTTTTGTTTTTTGTGGACGATATTCCTAGGAGCTGCTATTGGGCTTAGAAAACGCAAGCATTACTTGGTTGAAGTTTTTCCTAAGAAGATGAAGAAAACCAATGGTTTTCTCTCTTTATTTGCCCACATTTCAATTACCCTTTTAATTTATGTCCTCATTGTCGGTGGATATGACTTCGCTCAAATGGGTCTTACCCGATTGTCAAATGCTCTGGAAATACCTCAAGCGTATTTGTTTGCTAGTATACCGGCTGCAGGAGTGGTTATGCTTTTGTTTATTTTTGAATTGATTCTACAAGATATTAGAGCTCTTATAAGTAAGGGGGGCGAGTAA
- a CDS encoding sodium:solute symporter family protein produces the protein MSIYIPFIITVSYMVIAVLLGCFAGRGRSMKSAEEWGVGSRSMGPIMVYLLIGSGGVSAYTFMGSPGWAFSKGVPALYVVVYLTYMGIIAWYFGPKVWEIGKKYNHVTQSAAITDRYESKQLGALASIVTSIGVLAYAVLQTTGAAYILNVMSYGLIPTWVGVFLTLGVISIYLYRSGLRAIGVTNAFQGGLMFVVSWFVGLWATQQFTGGYSFRPIFERVKTDIPEFLTLPGALGDMNVQFWTTSILISVFSIWQTHWIQWMGASSKSSIRRAATLLPTFYIVLIPMIVVGFIGIFMYPNLANSDTVAIQMAVDNMPVIVAGLLGAGTLAAAMSSSEPCIHATALSYSKDVLQPLFNWDNSTANKWTRVIIFPIMGFIIAPISIMEPASLVYILLIGYGFIGQAFPSIVGMFFWARATKHGAFWGLFGGFVVTVIFSFFYPHPFGIHAGVWGLVVNMSVFVMVSFMTKPASKETIERFFPDMVDELYEEGPPEAQVK, from the coding sequence ATGAGTATTTACATTCCATTTATTATTACTGTTTCTTACATGGTAATTGCCGTGTTACTAGGGTGCTTTGCAGGTAGAGGAAGAAGTATGAAGAGTGCAGAAGAATGGGGTGTAGGAAGTAGAAGCATGGGACCGATCATGGTTTATCTATTGATTGGTTCTGGGGGGGTTAGTGCATATACATTCATGGGTTCACCTGGATGGGCTTTTTCCAAAGGGGTACCTGCTCTATATGTTGTTGTTTATTTAACATATATGGGTATCATTGCTTGGTATTTCGGTCCAAAAGTATGGGAAATAGGAAAAAAATATAATCATGTTACACAGTCAGCGGCAATAACAGATCGATATGAAAGTAAACAGCTTGGTGCCTTAGCATCAATTGTTACATCAATAGGTGTTTTGGCCTATGCAGTACTTCAAACAACCGGGGCTGCATACATCTTAAATGTAATGAGTTATGGTTTAATCCCTACATGGGTTGGTGTTTTTTTAACTCTAGGAGTTATCTCCATTTATTTGTATAGAAGTGGGCTAAGAGCGATTGGAGTTACTAACGCCTTTCAAGGTGGGTTAATGTTCGTTGTCTCTTGGTTTGTGGGTCTTTGGGCTACGCAACAATTTACGGGGGGCTATTCGTTCAGGCCTATTTTTGAACGTGTAAAAACTGATATTCCAGAATTTCTAACACTTCCAGGAGCATTAGGTGATATGAACGTTCAATTTTGGACAACTTCTATTTTGATTTCTGTGTTTTCTATTTGGCAAACTCACTGGATCCAATGGATGGGAGCAAGCTCAAAGAGTTCTATCAGACGAGCGGCTACACTACTACCAACTTTTTATATTGTCCTCATACCAATGATAGTAGTTGGTTTTATAGGGATATTCATGTATCCAAACCTTGCAAATTCAGATACAGTGGCAATCCAAATGGCAGTAGATAATATGCCTGTGATTGTCGCTGGACTTCTTGGAGCGGGTACATTGGCTGCTGCAATGTCTTCTAGTGAACCTTGTATTCATGCAACTGCACTAAGCTACAGCAAAGATGTACTACAGCCATTATTTAATTGGGATAATTCAACTGCCAATAAATGGACTAGGGTAATTATATTTCCCATAATGGGCTTTATTATTGCTCCTATTTCTATTATGGAACCAGCAAGTCTAGTATATATATTATTGATAGGGTATGGATTTATCGGGCAAGCATTCCCTTCAATTGTTGGTATGTTTTTCTGGGCAAGAGCTACGAAGCACGGTGCATTCTGGGGACTATTTGGTGGGTTTGTTGTAACGGTAATCTTTTCATTTTTTTACCCTCACCCATTTGGTATTCACGCTGGTGTCTGGGGATTAGTTGTTAATATGTCTGTTTTTGTAATGGTTTCATTTATGACAAAACCTGCCTCTAAAGAAACTATAGAACGTTTCTTTCCGGACATGGTCGATGAATTGTATGAGGAAGGTCCACCTGAAGCACAGGTAAAGTAG
- a CDS encoding arabinan endo-1,5-alpha-L-arabinosidase, translating into MTIFKSRKTLLGSISFLFVTAVLVFSFTSLSLAKQVENNAGGEGIPPEGKLDMHGDTGEFIPNEIDDPVHDPALIRDKNVYYVFSTGVLRDQEDPGGIYIRKSEGTLEGPWESIGEIPTPDWVQDYGPNHLWAPQVVKSGSKYYLYYAASSFGTNNSAIGVASSNTPGDPDSWEDHGPVVTSQQGEVDYNAIDPHVFKAEGSWWIVFGSHFSGIKLQEMKNMTETEGDVYTLQNRPDVQHNPVEAPTIMKKGKYYYLLTSWDQCCSGTDSTYKIAVGRSESVTGPYVDKDGVPLENGGGTVILEAQDNQIGPGGQDVLQAYGNDYLIHHYYDGDADGVIRMQIRTLDWEDNWPSVSE; encoded by the coding sequence TTGACTATCTTTAAGTCTCGGAAAACACTTTTGGGGAGTATATCGTTTTTGTTTGTCACGGCCGTTTTAGTGTTCTCATTTACGTCGTTGTCTTTGGCCAAGCAAGTTGAGAATAATGCCGGAGGGGAAGGAATACCGCCTGAAGGAAAGCTAGACATGCATGGAGACACTGGGGAATTTATACCTAATGAAATCGATGATCCAGTACATGATCCAGCGTTAATTAGGGACAAAAATGTGTATTATGTTTTTTCCACAGGGGTTCTTCGTGATCAAGAGGACCCTGGCGGCATTTATATTCGGAAATCGGAAGGAACACTTGAAGGTCCGTGGGAATCAATTGGTGAAATTCCGACTCCAGATTGGGTTCAGGACTATGGACCAAATCATTTATGGGCACCTCAAGTCGTAAAAAGTGGAAGTAAGTATTACTTATACTATGCAGCTTCGTCATTTGGCACGAACAACTCTGCCATTGGTGTAGCCAGCTCGAATACTCCAGGGGATCCGGATAGTTGGGAAGACCATGGACCTGTAGTCACTTCACAACAAGGGGAGGTAGATTATAATGCGATTGACCCTCATGTCTTTAAGGCGGAAGGCTCCTGGTGGATCGTGTTTGGTTCTCACTTCAGTGGCATAAAATTGCAAGAAATGAAGAACATGACCGAGACAGAAGGTGATGTTTATACGCTGCAAAATAGACCTGATGTTCAGCACAATCCGGTTGAAGCACCAACAATTATGAAAAAGGGAAAATACTATTATCTGTTGACGTCATGGGATCAATGCTGCTCAGGCACAGACAGTACGTATAAAATTGCAGTGGGTCGATCCGAGTCAGTAACCGGACCTTATGTGGACAAGGATGGTGTGCCACTTGAAAATGGTGGAGGAACGGTCATCCTGGAAGCCCAGGACAATCAGATCGGTCCTGGAGGACAAGATGTACTACAAGCTTACGGAAATGACTATTTAATTCATCATTATTATGATGGAGATGCAGACGGCGTAATTCGAATGCAAATCCGCACACTTGACTGGGAGGACAATTGGCCATCAGTAAGTGAATAA